The Geoalkalibacter subterraneus genome contains the following window.
TTTACCTGCACCTGACCCAGAAGGGGAACGAGGATGCCTGCGCGCTGATCAACACTCTCATGGAGGGCCTCTTCCATGGATAAGCTGACAGCGATCTTCCGCAGCTACGGCCCCGAATATCTTCAGCAACACGGTGCCAAGGTCCCGCCCCAGCACCGGAAGGTGATCGAAGCGATCTTACGCTGCCGGACTCCTGAGAGCGGCACCACCATTTACCGTTGCGAGCACTGCGGCGAGGACCACGTGCTCCATCTGGGCTGCGGCAACCGTCACTGCCCGATCTGCCAGTATCGCAAGGGCCGCCAGTGGCTCGAACGGCAGCTGGAACGCCAGATGCCGGGGGCGCATTTTATGCTGACCTTCACCGTCCCCGAGCCGTTGCGTCCCTTTATGCGCAGCAACCAGCGGCTGGCCTACTCAGCGCTGTTCGCTGCCTCTTCGGAGGCGATGAAGCGGTTGGCCAAGGATTCCCGCTTCATCGGGGGCGACCTGCCGGGGTTCTTCGGCGTGCTGCATACCTGGGGCCGCCAACTACAGTATCACCCGCACATCCACTATGTGGTGACCGGCGGGGCTATCGCTTCGGGCACCGGGCAATGGATGCCATCGCGCAACGAGTTCTACCTGCCGGTTCAGGCCCTCTCACTCATCGTTCGCGCCAAGTTCCGCGAGCGCATCAAGAAGGCCGGTCGGCTCGGCGAGATCCCCAGCAGCGTATGGAAAACCGACTGGAACGTCAACTGCCAGGCCGTCGGCGACGCCGAAGGTTCGCTGAAGTATCTGGCGCCCTACGTCTTTCGTGTGGCGATCTCCAGCAGTCGCATCGTTTCGGTGGAAAAGGGCCGGGTCACCTTCAGCTACAAGAAGAAGGGGAGCAGTCGACCACGCACCCGCGAAGTGTCCGCCCTGGAGTTCCTCCGACTGTTCCTGCAACATGTGCTGCCCTGGGGCTTTATGAAGGTGCGCTACTACGGTTTCTTGAGCCCTGGATGCCGCATGCCTCTTGCGGAGGTTCGCGCCCGCATTCAGATTGCCCACGGCTTTGCCGTCACGGTACCGAAGGTGATGCCGGAACCACAACCGCCGTTAAGCTGTCGGCAGTGTGGGAAAGAACTTGAGGGGTACCGTCTGATCTTGCCACCGAAACGCAAACCTGAGAAGCGGGCGCGGACGGGGTAGAAACACCCTGCACCTCTCCAAAACCCCATGTCGGGCCCTCAATGGTCTGCCCAGAACCTCTTTCTGAGCAGGAAGGCACCGGTGCGCCCAACGTGCTAAAAATGAGGTAACTTGGCAGGAAATCCGAGGGTATTTTTACTAGCATTTGCCCTCTTGGCGCCGTCAAGGGGCTCGCAAGGCCCCATTGGCAGGTTCATTTCTCCCCCACCCGGGCCATCGCCCCCCCCCCACCTGAAAACCAATCCCCTATATTGAAAGATCGTGCCCAAACTCGGGCTTCTTGAACAATGGATTGAGACGACGCCTTCGGGTCGTATCAATCCTTATTGGTTATGTGCTTTACTGCAAAGTTTAGGACTGCCCGCACTTGGCTTGATAAAGCAGGTTTAGTTATTAACCAGCTGGCTATTGCTGGTGATGTTTTGTAATACGTCTTCACAAAAGCTCTGCCCGCGACATTTTTTAGTAACGTGTTGTCTCGATATTTGCGCAGCTCTCTTACTTGGTAACACGAAGGATCACCATAAACAGCAGTAGCAATGAAGCAATTACTGAATGTTTTTACTGTTGCAGCACAATAGGGGCAAACCGACTTTTCTGGGCTACCTCGATAAGTAATGATTCTAGGAACAATTTTTTTACCACAACTTGGACAGTTGATTCTGTCATCAGCAGGCCGAGTATTTTGCGAGGGCACTTTCGCAGTAATTGTGACATTGATTGCTCTTGGCCCTTTATTTCCAGGCTTTGACTCAAACTGAACCGAATCGCCATTTGACGGTAACGATGCGCCATTGATGCTCTGAACATTAAAGTAATAATCTTCTCCGCCTTCAGATGTAATGAAGCCGTAACCCTTCTCTGAGCTGAACCATTTTACAGTGCCTTGCACGACATCTCCTTTTCTTATTGCACATAACGCCCGCAGCACGCGCGGCTTTGTAATGGAGGCGCAGCCGCAATGAAAAAGCCGTCGCTGTGCCTGCGATTGTTAACTTTTTTCTCGGTCAGCAATTTGTTAAACGCCCTTACTGACTGAGACAAACGATTTGTTGAGAGCCTTAAGCTCTTTTACCAAGTTTGGCCCGTACCCGTGTTCTGCGGATTCACTACGCTCAAATGTCCGCACATCGAGAGACGATGTTGCGCTCAACCGTCTAGAGTAAAATCTTGGCTTTCCGACCGCATAATACTGGGCCTCAACTTGTATCGGTTCATCACCGATATATTTGTAAAGACCGCCGTATTGCCCCCAAGTTAGCGTGATCTGCTGCCCTGGTGCTAAAAATGGAATGCCAGTGACGATGGGGCCAACCTCCATAGACTCGGGCATTTTCTCTGGCACCTCTATGCTGAAAGCTTCGTAGGGAAGTGGCCTAGTCGGTTTAAATTTTATGCTGTGAGCAGCACCATTACCGATGTTCTTGATAATCAGATTTACAATGGAAGGTCGTTTAATATCAGGATCGGCATAGACGATAACGACCGGATCAGTTGATGACCGAAAGACAGCGTATGTGACCACTACAGACGCTGTTGCAATCAAGGCCATAAAGACCGAAATCCAGTTACCAACATCCATCTCGTTGCGACCTCCAAGAAGTTAACGCCAAGCGTAACCGGCCGGGCTTAGAGCGGAGCGAAAAGCCCGGTCCGAGTTGACGCTTTTGTTAGCAGTTAGTTTCGATAAGGTTCGCAATTTCACGAAACTTATCTGCCAGCAGCTTAGAGGCTTCAGGATTACCTGTCGCGCTTGCGGTAGTTTTCGCGATGCGTTGGAGGGCTGCATCGACATCCTTATCAGTAGCGCTTTCAGTAAATATCGCAAGGAACTGTTGCCAAGCTGCGAGCTGAATTCCCGCCAGCTTCTCTTCGAATAGTTCGGCTATGTAGTCCTCCATAACACCTGCGCGTGCCAACCGCCCAAAGTTACCGCCTCCATCACTCTCCGGGCGGTCGGAGATCATGTCCGATTTAGTCGGATAAAACTGAGCCACTGAAGACAGCTGAATATCTCTACTGGAAGTTCCCTTTCGTTTGTGCTGCCAATACCAATTTCTATATTCCGCAGCGTGC
Protein-coding sequences here:
- a CDS encoding IS91 family transposase, with product MDKLTAIFRSYGPEYLQQHGAKVPPQHRKVIEAILRCRTPESGTTIYRCEHCGEDHVLHLGCGNRHCPICQYRKGRQWLERQLERQMPGAHFMLTFTVPEPLRPFMRSNQRLAYSALFAASSEAMKRLAKDSRFIGGDLPGFFGVLHTWGRQLQYHPHIHYVVTGGAIASGTGQWMPSRNEFYLPVQALSLIVRAKFRERIKKAGRLGEIPSSVWKTDWNVNCQAVGDAEGSLKYLAPYVFRVAISSSRIVSVEKGRVTFSYKKKGSSRPRTREVSALEFLRLFLQHVLPWGFMKVRYYGFLSPGCRMPLAEVRARIQIAHGFAVTVPKVMPEPQPPLSCRQCGKELEGYRLILPPKRKPEKRARTG
- a CDS encoding cold shock domain-containing protein, yielding MQGTVKWFSSEKGYGFITSEGGEDYYFNVQSINGASLPSNGDSVQFESKPGNKGPRAINVTITAKVPSQNTRPADDRINCPSCGKKIVPRIITYRGSPEKSVCPYCAATVKTFSNCFIATAVYGDPSCYQVRELRKYRDNTLLKNVAGRAFVKTYYKTSPAIASWLITKPALSSQVRAVLNFAVKHITNKD